In one window of Lacticaseibacillus casei DSM 20011 = JCM 1134 = ATCC 393 DNA:
- the serS gene encoding serine--tRNA ligase: MLDLKLIRQRPEWAKKKLAARAIKGEEIDELLALDEKRRKVTVQTEELKAQRNEVSGKIAVMKRNKENADDQIAAMREVGQKISALDKELAALNDKVTYILVRLPNFPADDVPMSLNEDDSREEYKWGKIPSFDFKPKHHWDVGESLGILDFERAAKVSGSRFVYYKGAGARLERAVYNFFLDEHQKEGYEEIIPPYLVNNDSMFGTGQFPKFTDATYTITNDGEPLTMIPTAEVPLVNYYRGDIIDADKLPINFTALTPAFRSEAGSAGRDTRGLIRMHQFNKVEMVKFCKPEDSWKELANLIHDAEDLLRKLGLPYHVITLASNDASFTSAKTNDLEVWLPAQDRYREISSCSNCTDFQARRAQIRYRDDEGKLQFVHTLNGSGLAVGRTVAAILENYQQEDGTVKIPDVLVPYMHGQTVIKQED, from the coding sequence ATGTTAGATCTGAAATTGATTCGGCAAAGGCCTGAATGGGCGAAGAAAAAATTAGCCGCCCGGGCGATTAAGGGTGAAGAAATCGACGAGCTACTGGCTCTAGATGAAAAACGCAGAAAAGTGACAGTGCAAACCGAGGAACTAAAAGCTCAGCGTAATGAAGTTTCCGGGAAGATTGCCGTCATGAAGCGCAACAAAGAAAATGCGGATGACCAAATTGCAGCGATGCGTGAAGTCGGCCAGAAGATCAGTGCTTTAGACAAAGAATTGGCGGCACTTAATGACAAAGTGACTTATATTCTTGTGCGGTTACCGAATTTTCCGGCAGATGACGTACCAATGTCACTTAATGAAGATGACTCCCGGGAAGAATACAAATGGGGTAAGATCCCAAGTTTTGACTTTAAGCCGAAGCATCACTGGGACGTCGGGGAGAGTCTGGGTATTTTGGACTTTGAACGAGCCGCAAAAGTTTCGGGCAGCCGTTTTGTTTACTATAAAGGGGCAGGAGCCCGTTTAGAACGTGCCGTTTACAATTTCTTTTTAGATGAACATCAAAAGGAAGGCTACGAGGAAATCATTCCCCCTTACTTGGTTAACAACGATTCCATGTTTGGGACTGGCCAGTTCCCTAAGTTTACCGATGCTACTTACACCATTACAAATGACGGCGAGCCATTAACTATGATTCCGACAGCCGAAGTGCCATTGGTAAACTATTATCGTGGTGACATTATCGATGCGGATAAACTGCCAATTAATTTTACGGCTTTAACGCCAGCGTTTCGTTCCGAAGCCGGCAGCGCCGGTCGTGATACTCGTGGTTTGATCCGCATGCACCAATTTAATAAAGTTGAAATGGTGAAGTTCTGTAAACCGGAAGATTCATGGAAAGAATTAGCCAATCTGATTCACGACGCTGAGGATCTGTTGCGTAAGCTTGGATTGCCTTACCATGTCATCACGTTAGCCAGCAACGACGCCAGCTTTACCAGTGCTAAGACGAACGACCTTGAAGTCTGGTTGCCAGCGCAAGACCGATACCGAGAAATCTCGAGCTGCAGCAATTGCACAGACTTTCAGGCGCGCCGTGCGCAGATCCGTTATCGCGACGACGAAGGCAAGTTGCAGTTTGTCCACACACTCAACGGTTCAGGACTGGCAGTTGGCCGAACGGTAGCAGCCATTCTTGAAAATTACCAACAAGAAGACGGCACCGTTAAGATTCCGGATGTCTTAGTTCCTTACATGCATGGCCAAACTGTCATCAAACAAGAAGACTAA